The following nucleotide sequence is from Triticum dicoccoides isolate Atlit2015 ecotype Zavitan chromosome 7B, WEW_v2.0, whole genome shotgun sequence.
GCAAAGAGTGGTCATTGCATGCACTTGAACCCCTCCCAGACATCGAATGCGCCATGCTGCTGATGTCCTTATGGCGCTGTCGACACGTCCGCAGAGGAGTTGTTCATCATAAACCGCCACCTCCAGCGGAAGCATCTAAAAGATTTCTTGTAAGCTACCTGGACTCTATCATTGGGCTCAAAACTGAATTGTGTGATGATCCTTGCAAAGGTAAATCTATCATCACGTATCAGCAAACAGTGAGAACAACAATGACATCAGGTGGATAGATGGAGTTCGCCCCATGTTGGGTAGGTGAAATTAAACACTGACGGGTCCTATAGGCGAAGATGGTGCCGCTGGAGCGGGAATGATCTTATGGAATGATAATGGTGCTATCATTTTTTCGGCCTATAGGGCATTGTTTTCATGTGGAGAAGCATTGGAAGCGGAACTCTCCACGTGTATGGAAGGACTCTTATTTTCAATCCAGAGAAGTGAATTGCCTGGAGCGAGAATGAtcttacggaatgacaatggtgctaTCATTTTTTCGACCTGTAGGGCATTGTTTCATGTGGAGAAGCATTGGAAGCAGAACTTGCGCGTGTATGGAAGGACTCTTATTTTCAATCCAAAGAGGTGAATTGCCAATTATTGTGGAGATTGACTCCATGGTTGTTGTGAAGCTGATTCAGTCGCATGAGATAGGCAGATCTTTATACTCTTCCATTGTAAGAAAGATTAGCCACTTGACGAGCCTTCGTAGAACTTGTATTACTCTTGTTAACCAAACTCAAAATAAGGTTAGTGATAGTCTAACTAAGCTTGCAGGGGTTGAAGGAAGAACTATGACTCGGATTGGTTCAGGACCTTCAGCTTCTTTAGAGCTAGCTCATGCAGATTGTAATGACCATGATATTTGAGTAATACAAGTTTTTACCCGCAAAAATAAGTGAAAAAATGAGAGGTAACCTATGCACAAGAACATGAGTTTAGGAGCGAATCAACTATTTATTGGATGGTCAGGAGGACAGCGGTATCCCCTGCACACCAGAGTTCAAGTCCCAGACTTGACATTGGTGCTCGTATTTTCTCATCAATCTCAAGATGACGTGTcgtctcagtctctcggaggtgctcagaaGGGTAGGATGTGCGTTTATGTGTTCCTAGGGCTGAATGTATGTTTGCTTTACCACATGGGCACCGGAGAAGAACAACATCATCACCGTTCGTTCCGCATATCGGTTTGCCATGGACGAGCGCGAGCGTCCATTGGCCACCACCATGACCAGGGCACCGGATGGTCGTCGCGCCATCTGGAAGACCATatgggggtgccctgctccccTGAAGGTACACGTGTTTGCTTGGCGGATTGTGACAAACTCTCTAGCTACTTGGGCAAATAAATTCTCACGTCATCTTGAGCTTTCTGACATATGCCCCATTTGTGGTGTGGAACGAGAGGATGTGTTCCATGCAATGTGCAGGTGCCCCCTTGCGAAGGAACTTTGGCATGCCATGGCGCTGGATTGGGTCATCCCGAGGGTTGAATCCGTTCGCAACACAGGGCCAGAATGGCTGTTCACCCTCCTTGAGACTTTGGACAAGACGACGCGTGTGATCGTACCGATGATCATGTGGAGGACTTGACACGTGCGGAATGAGACCACGCATGAAAAACGACCACCTCCAACTGAGTCCTCTCGGAGGTTCCTACATGGATATATCAACTCTTTGTTATGCCACAAGTAGTACCCCAATGGTGATGTTGTGAAGGGGAAAATGGTGATCAATGATGCGCCACCAGCACATACAACCAGCGCCCTAGCTAAACAAGAGCTGAGCTGGGTCGCTCCTGCTACAGGATGGACCAAGTTGAACACGGACGGAAGCTTCATACCGGCTACAGGTATGGCAGGAGGTGGGATGACCCTCCGGGACACTTAGGGAATCATCATATTTAGTGCTTGCTGTGAACTTCGTACTTTTGGTAACACGCTGGGCGCCGAGCTCGCGGCGTGTAGGGAGGAGCTGGAGCTAGCCCTCTACCGGACGACCCTGCCAATTTTGGTAGAACTAGATAGTTCCGAGGCAGTGTCGTTGATCATAGCAAAATCCGATGATAGATCAGTACATCGCTTTGTGATCCAGGAGATTAAAAGCTTGGCCTCAACTGAGGATAGGGAGATTTCTTTTACTCTTTGTCGTCGTTCGCAGAATAAGGTTAGCCATGAACTTGCCGCTTTTGGCCGTAGTACCCCCTGAACCGCAGTGTGGTTGTACTCGGGGTTAGACTTCATTGTAAACTTGGTTGTGGCTGAGAGGCCCCTGTGAGTAATGAGAATCTCCTTTACCCCCGCAGAAAGAAGGATGATGTGTTGTCTTAGCCTCTGGGAGGTGCTCATAGGTGTATGATGTGCGTGTATGCATTCCTAGGGCCGAGTGTATGTTTGTGTACGTGAGTGACTTCGattgtactatgttaaaaaaatgAATATGAGTTTAGGCCCCACACGTTGTCACGTGCCATGCAAAGGTAGGTAGGGATGTGGCCGTTGAGACGATGAACGCGGTCTCCGTTTCCGGTCGAAGGAAGTAAGAAAACACTCCTTCATGGCCAGGTAACCGAACAAAGCAGGATCCTCTCCTTTTTGTAATTCAAATCATATCTTCGTGCTCGAACATTTGTTGAGAAAAgaacaaaaaagcaaaaaacagcaacactGCCCGTGGTTTTGCTTTCCTCACATGCACAAAATTAATACCGGAGATTCAGAAATTAAGGAGCAGTATGAAGTAGCGCATGAACACAAGCACGGGGAGGGCGCCTTTCACCTCTGGACCACAAGATTTCCACTCCTTCCCTCGAGCCCTCTCCCCCTATAAAAAGCCCGCCAGCACCCTGCAGCCCTTCGCACAAAGCTCCTCTGAAATCCACATTGTCCTGTTCTGCCCTGCGGCGAGGAAGCCATTTTAGCAGGTTTTGGGTTGTGTTGTTAGATGGATGTGGGGTTTGTGTTGGTTAGGTCCGTTGTTCCTTAATCAGTGTTTTTCTTGATGTCGTTTGCTTTGCTAGGTGGGAAAGAGTTCGGAAAACAATGGCCGCGATGGGTGGGGACCAAAGGAAGATGATGGAAGATGCGGCTGAGGACAAGTTCCCGGAGGGGTTACGAGTCCTCGCCGTGGACGACGACTACGTCTGCCTTAAGGTGCTAGAGAACCTCTTGCGCGGGTGCAAATACCACAGTGAGTCTCCTGAATCTTGATCCGTCCACTTCGCCAAAGTCCATTAGGATCGGAGCCTTGTGATCTTTTTGTTTCTCTGCGAATAATGCTTTCTGCGATGCAGCAACGACTGTGAAGGATGCCACGACGGCGCTGAAGATTCTCAGGGCGGGGAAGGAGAAGTTCGACCTGGTCATCACCAACGTGCGCATGCAGGACATGGACAGCTTGAAGCTCCTCGAGCGCATCCGCCTCGAGATGGATCTGCCCGTGATCAGTACACTCACTGCTCAATTCTAAGTCCTAGTTTTATTTTTGTGTGTACGAGCTGACAATTCTCTTTGAGAACGTACATATAATCCTGAATCTTGGATATACAGTGAGAGGACATCCATTCCTTTGGGCAGCACGTGAGATCCTATATATTCAGCACGATTTTAGGAAACCAAAGACACATGCACGCCA
It contains:
- the LOC119335403 gene encoding two-component response regulator ORR22-like; the encoded protein is MAAMGGDQRKMMEDAAEDKFPEGLRVLAVDDDYVCLKVLENLLRGCKYHTTTVKDATTALKILRAGKEKFDLVITNVRMQDMDSLKLLERIRLEMDLPVISTLTAQF